A stretch of DNA from Vicinamibacteria bacterium:
TGGAGTTCTTCCGATCCGTACGCGACGAGACCCAGGCGCAGAGCCGTCTCGATGACATCATCGACGGCGAGACGCGAAACGCGGTCGCCAGCTTCAACCTCATCGAGATCGTGCGCTCCTCGAACCGCGAGTTCGACGTCAGCGAAGAGATCCAGGATGTCATAGAGCAGGTCACGCCGACCGAGATCTTGAGCGGGAGGCGGGAAATCACGCGGGCGATCCTGGAAAGGGCGTCGGAAGTCACTCCGAGCTTCGGAATCGAGCTGGTTGACGTTCAGATCAAGCGCATCAACTACACCGAGGAAGTGCGAGCTTCGGTTTATGACCGGATGATCTCCGAGCGCAAACGGATTGCGGAAAGAAGCCGCTCCGAGGGACAGGGCCGCTCGGCGGAGATCCGAGGCCAGAGGGAGCGCGAGCTGAACGAGATCGAGTCGGCGGCGTTCAAGGAGGCCGAGCAGGTCCGCGGCCGTGCCGATGCCGAGGCCACGGGTATCTACGCCGGGGCTTACAGCAAAGATCCCGACTTCTATCAGTTCCTCAAGACGCTCGAGACCTACCGCTCGAGCCTCGATGAGAACGTGACCCTCGTTTTGAGCAGCCAGTCGGAGTTCCTGAGTTTCTTGAAGCGATCCCGTTGACGGAGGTGTGAAGTGGTTCGAGCGTTGTTGGTGTTCCTGTTGCAGGCGAGTATCCCGTCGATCGAAGAAAAGACCGATGGAATGCAGCATCTCGAGGGCTTCTTCGACGTCTACTGGGACGAAGCCACCGGCCATCTCTACTGGGAGATCGATCAACTCGATACCGAGTTCCTCTATCAGGTTTCTTTGAGCTCGGGATTGGGAAGCAACCCCGTGGGGCTCGACCGGGGGCAGCTGGGAAGCACGGCCATCTTGAAAGCCATGCGCGTCGGACCCCGGGTGCTCCTGATCGAGCCGAACTACCGGTATCGGGCGCGGAGCGACAATCCGGACGAGGTCCGCGCGGTCGAGGATGCCTTCGCGCCCTCGGTCCATTGGGGGTTCGACGTAGCCGCCGAATCGCCGGGGCGGCTGCTCGTGGATGCGACGGATTTCTTCCTGCGCGACACCCACGGCGCCGCAGCCGCCATGGAATCGGCCGGACAGGGGAGCTTTCAACTCGAAAGGAGCCGGAGCGCCTTTTTCATGCCGCGTACCAAGGCCTTTCCTGGAAATACCGAGATCGAAA
This window harbors:
- the hflC gene encoding protease modulator HflC, whose amino-acid sequence is EFFRSVRDETQAQSRLDDIIDGETRNAVASFNLIEIVRSSNREFDVSEEIQDVIEQVTPTEILSGRREITRAILERASEVTPSFGIELVDVQIKRINYTEEVRASVYDRMISERKRIAERSRSEGQGRSAEIRGQRERELNEIESAAFKEAEQVRGRADAEATGIYAGAYSKDPDFYQFLKTLETYRSSLDENVTLVLSSQSEFLSFLKRSR